The following coding sequences are from one Microtus pennsylvanicus isolate mMicPen1 chromosome 1, mMicPen1.hap1, whole genome shotgun sequence window:
- the Ccer2 gene encoding coiled-coil domain-containing glutamate-rich protein 2 yields the protein MTRRAPTSAALLLLPPLLALLLGTASSVPLAPRPSKEELTRCLAEVVMEVLTLGQAQRGLCTALLHKEIFETEPHGCVSLEEKRLLGGDFNKQETGKMRSSQEIRDKEEEEAAERTHKSEVQEQAIHTQLHSQLHQEEEKEEEEKRQPQKHMWEHLEGARGPQKRVAEKASDAETARFQAEEKGMHLLGGGHSLWQGSEMAGGERHEESSSHRHHLEQPGTKAKQEEEAEEEAASEQEEDDVEQLERMKEQLKKATAMLGEALGREG from the exons ATGACGCGCCGTGCACCCACCTCCGcagcgctgctgctgctgcccccgCTGTTGGCACTGCTGCTGGGGACTG CCTCCTCGGTTCCCCTGGCGCCCAGACCCTCCAAGGAGGAG CTAACCCGCTGTCTAGCAGAGGTGGTCATGGAGGTGCTGACACTGGGCCAGGCCCAGAGAGGCCTCTGCACAGCTCTGCTCCACAAAG AGATATTCGAGACAGAGCCCCATGGCTGTGTGTCCCTTGAGGAGAAGAGGTTACTGGGTGGGGACTTCAACAAGCAGGAGACTGGAAAGATGAGGTCCAGCCAGGAGATAAGggacaaggaagaggaggaagcagcagagaGGACCCACAAGTCTGAGGTGCAGGAACAGGCCATCCATACACAGCTCCACAGCCAGCTTCaccaggaagaggagaaagaggaggaagagaagaggcagcCTCAGAAGCATATGTGGGAACATCTAGAGGGTGCCAGGGGCCCCCAGAAGCGGGTGGCTGAGAAGGCCAGCGATGCGGAGACAGCCCGGTTTCAGGCAGAGGAGAAGGGCATGCACCTGCTGGGTGGAGGCCACAGTCTGTGGCAGGGGAGTGAGATGGCAGGGGGAGAAAGGCACGAAGAATCCTCGAGTCATCGTCACCACCTGGAGCAGCCGGGTACCAAGGccaagcaggaagaagaggcagaggaggaggcggCTTCAGAGCAGGAG GAAGACGATGTGGAGCAGCTAGAGCGCATGAAGGAGCAGCTAAAGAAGGCCACCGCCATGCTGGGAGAGGCACTTGGGAGGGAAGGCTGA